In Providencia alcalifaciens, the sequence AAACAGAGCCTGAGCCTCATATGAACAACCGCCGTATGGAATGTGGGCGCGGTAAAGGGCTTGGTGGCTCTTCATTGATTAACGGTATGTGCTATATCCGTGGAAATGCCATGGACTTTGATGGCTGGGCGCAAGCGCCGGGGCTTGAAGATTGGGCTTATGCCAACTGTTTGCCATATTTCCGTAAAGCAGAAACTCGCGATATTGGTGGAAATGATTACCATGGCGACCAAGGTCCCGTGAGTGTGACGACGCCAAAACCCAAAAATAATGTGCTATTCCACGCGATGGTTGAAGCGGGTGTTCAAGCGGGTTATCCGAAAACGGATGATTTAAACGGTTACCAGCAAGAAGGGTTTGGTCCGATGGATCGCACGGTGACGCCAAAAGGTCGTCGTGCGAGTACCGCCAGAGGGTATTTAGACCAAGCTCGCGCCCGTAAAAACTTAACGATAATCACTCATGCAACCACGGACACCATCGAGTTTGAAGGGAAAAAAGCAGTTTCTGTGAAATATTATTTAGGAAAAAATCAGCAAGTCCATGTGGCGAAGGCGCGCAAAGAAGTTTTGTTATGCGCAGGGGCTATCGCATCCCCACAAATTTTGCAGCGCTCCGGTGTTGGCCCTAAAGCGGTGTTAGCGCAATGTGAGATCCCTCCCGTTCATTATCTGGAAGGGGTTGGAGAAAACTTGCAAGATCACCTGGAAATGTACTTGCAGTATGAATGCAAGCAACCTGTTTCCCTGTATCCCGCATTGAAATGGTTTAATCAGCCGATGATTGGTGCACAGTGGTTATTTAAAGGTACGGGCATTGGTGCGAGTAATCAGTTTGAAGCGGGTGGGTTTATTCGCAGCAGTGAAAAATTTGCATGGCCAAATATTCAATTTCACTTTCTGCCCGTGGCGATTAACTACAATGGCAGCAATGCGGTGAATCAGCACGGTTTTCAGGCTCATGTAGGGTCTATGCGTTCACCTAGCCGAGGTCGAGTGCAGATAAAATCGCGTGACCCGCACCAACACCCTAGTATCTTGTTCAATTACATGTCTTGTGAGCAGGATTGGGAAGAGTTCCGTGCTGCGATCCGTATCACGCGGGAAATTATGGCTCAGCCAGCGTTAGACCCATATCGAGGTGAAGAGATCAGCCCCGGTAAGCACATTGTCACCGATGAACAACTTGATCAGTTTGTGCGAGAACGCGCGGAAACTGCGTTTCATCCTTGTGGAACGTGCAAAATGGGCTCGGATGCAATGGCGGTCGTCGATGGAGAAGGGCGTGTTCATGGTATTGATAATCTGCGGGTGATTGATGCGTCCATTATGCCGCTGATTATTACGGGCAATTTAAATGCCACAACCATTATGATTGCAGAAAAAATGGCGGATAAAATTCGCGGTCGGGAGCCATTAGCACCCAGTCAGGCTTCCTATTATAAAGCCGGTGTTCAGGGGGCTAGAGCGGGCTAAAACGTCGTTTATGGGGGAAGAGACGTCCTCCCCCTTTGTACATGCTTATTCGCAATGGCAGGTAAACTCTTTATACGCATTCCATGTCTGTGTTGCGTACATAACAGAAGGGCCTCCCCCCATAAAAATGGCAACAGCTAAAGCTTCAGCAAGCTCTTGCTGAGTTATACCTAAATCAACCAAGCTTTTTGTATGAAAGGCAATACAGCCATCACAGCGGTTGGCAACCGCAATACCAATCGCAATCAGCTCTTTGGTTTTTTTATCCAGAACTCCCTCTATCGAGGCCGCGGTAATTAAGTTGGAAAAATGCGTCATAACTTCAGGAATAAATTGAGCCAACTCTGGCATAGTTTGCAGTAGGTTCTGATTGATTTCAGTAAATTTTGGCATTGTTTCCTCTTTTTACATTATGTGATTTGATAATATATATTTAAATATAATGTAAGGGTGTCATTGAGCAAGGAGAAATATTCGAAATAAGACATAAAAAATATTTATACTTTTTATTTAATAAATGGTGGTGTATTGAATTGAAAGGTTCATGTTTGGATGTGTAATCTAAAATTTAACACTATCGGTGTCAATTTGACAAAAAAATCCTCCAAACGAAGGAGGAAAATAAATATTAAGCGAGACTACTTATATAGCATTAATTTTGTATTTACCAAAGCTGACCAGCTAATAAAAATGATCATAATTTGCTATATGAAAAAGGAATATAAACTGAAAATAATATGGTAAGTATGAATATTAACGGACAGAATTAACCAACCACTGTAAATAGTTGTCCTCAACTTGATTAGGGTCTAACCGAATTAATTCAGGAATTTCATAGGGATGAATTTCCTTGATAGCATCAAATAACGCGTGTTGATTACCAATCGTGCTTTTTATCAGTAATAGAATTTCATTATCTTCTGTCACATTTCCTTTCCACAAATAGACTGATTTCATTTCTGGTAATAATGAAACACAGGCAGCAAGGTGGTTATTCAACAGGTGCTGTGCAATTTTTATCGCACTTTCTTGGCTATTAGTCGTGCTTAAAACGATGCAAGGTTGTTGCTGGCTCTTATAATGAGTATCGTCAAATGTCATTTTAATCTCCTTTATTTAAAGGGCTTATTTAAATGAGTGGCCTGATTCATTCTAGTTTAGCTGCCCATAAGAAAACGTAGCCACATAATGATACAAATAGAGAAGTGCGTTATTAATGTGGAGGTGATTATTACTTATAACGATTATCTTATTGGGTAATGAATTGGCTGCCCATGAGATAGCAATATATTTACTCTAATAGCTTAAGCTTGAGCTAAATAATTTCATTAATCAATTGGCTTGTTTGATTTTTAATCACCCCATTAAACGAAAGTAAATCTATTTACAAGGTACTTTATTGCTATTCTTGATTAATTATGAGTAATTCGATTCAGCATTAAGTTTTAGATAGATAAATATCAATAATTATTGAATTTTTGTATATTAATTGAGTTTTGGGAAATATTTTAATATTTAATCGCTTTAATCCGATGGAAGAGTTAGTGACGTTTTTACGTATAACTGTTACTCGTTTTTATTTTACAGTTACTTTTAACCTCCCTTAAGGGAGTATGGCTGCTTGTGAATTTCAATTACATTTTGTTACACAATGGCTTGAAATTCATATGAAAATCAGTAACCAAATGATAACGATCAATATTTTCAGGTGATTATTTGCTAACATCAACTGAGAATAAAAAAATATATATTGCACTTTCTCTGTCATTCCATCTTAAAAACTGTATGGATACCCTTATGAATAAACTGACCCCGTTAAAACCGATACCTACCTTAATCGCCATCGCGATTACGTTAATTATCTGGTTTGCTATTCCTGTTCCTGAAGGTGTTAATCCGAATGCATGGCATTTATTAGCCCTGTTTGTCGGAACCATTGCCGCGATTATCGGTAAAGCGTTACCGATTGGTGGTGTTTCTATCGTTGCGATTTCATTGGTGGCCGCAACTGGTGTCACCAATCCTGAATCCACGAAAGGGGCGATTGCAGATGCATTAAGTGGTTTTTCCAATGACCTGATTTGGCTGATTGGTATTTCCATTATGGTCTCCATGAGCTTGAATAAAACGGGGCTGGGAGCGCGTATCGGTTATTACGTTATTTCTCTGTTTGGTAAAAAAACCATTGGAATTGCATACTCATTGGCTATTGCAGAAACCATTCTTGCGCCTGTGACACCAAGTAACACTGCGCGAGGCGGGGGAATTATTCACCCGATTATGCGTTCGATTTCAGACAGTTTTGGATCTAAGGCGGAAGACGGTACTTCAGGAAGGATAGGGCGCTACCTCTCCTTAGTGAACTACAATATCAACCCAATTACCTCTGCAATGTTTATTACAGCAACGGCACCTAACCCATTGATTGTAAGCTTAATTGTCAGCGAAGCGGGTAAAGGTAATGAGCTAACGTGGGGGATGTGGGCGATTGCGGCATTCGTACCCGCGATTGTTTCTCTGATTTTAATGCCTCTGGTTATTTACTTTATGTATAAGCCAGAAATTACCTCTACACCAGATGCACCTAATTTTGCCAAAGAGCGTTTACAGCAATTAGGACCAATTTCACTGCCAGAAATGATCACATTAGGGGTGTTTATCCTGTTATTAATGATGTGGGCCGGGGTTCCTGAAATGCTGTTTGGTCCTTCATTCAGTGTGAATGCAACGACAGCTGCCTTTATTGGCCTGAGCGTATTGTTAGGCACTGGAGTCATTAACTGGGATGACGTCCTGAAAAATAAAGGGGCATGGGATACCGTTGTTTGGTTCGCCGCATTGGTGATGATGGCCAGCTTCTTAGGTAAATTAGGTCTTATTAAGTGGATGTCTGTTACCGTAGGCGGCTCCATAGACAGTATGGGAATTAGTTGGGTGTGGGGCACCTTAATTTTGGTGTTGATCTATGTTTACTCCCACTATTTCTTCGCCAGTACAACCGCACACATTACTGCAATGTTCGGGGCTTTCTTTGCGGCGGGTCTCGCATTAGGTGCACCACCAATGCTGTTAGGTTTAACCTTAGCATTCTCCTCATCCTTAATGATGTCATTAACTCACTACGGTACGGGTACCGCACCGATTATCTTCGGTTCAGGCTATGCGACCCTAGGCGAATGGTGGAAAGCGGGCTTTGTGATGAGCGTAGTTAACTTAATTATTTGGATCAGTTTAGGGAGTATTTGGTGGAAATTCCTGGGTTACTGGTAATACGGTTGAATATTAATTGAAAATACTTGTTCACCAAAAGCCGGAATTATCTTCCGGCTTTTTTGTCCTCTATCGACAGTGAATAAAATTATATTTTACTGAGCGGGAAATCATAATATTTAAACCTTAAATTGGTGAATTTATTGAAATAAATAAAGCAATTAAATATTTAATGGAAACAAGATTTTTTAATTTAAAGCAGCTATGATTAATACTAAGGCATGTTGTAGGGTTTTAATGGTCATCTGATATAAACAAAGATAAATAGGTTAAAAATGAAAAAGACAGCATTAGTATTGGGTATGGCGGGTATGATGGCATTGTTGTCAGCGTGTTCAGACGAGAAAAAAGAGACTGCTGAGTATCGTTCTGAGTTCGTAAACAACTGTGTAAAAGCAGCGGGTGAATCTGATGCAGAAACAGCACAAGCTATTAGCGCAATCTGTGGCTGTGCTTACGATAAAACTATTGAAAAATATGGTTTAAAAGAATTTAAACGTTTAGACAGCGAATTGCAAAAATCACCAGCTGCTGCGCCTGAATTCCAACAAACTATGATTTCATTTGTTCAAGAATGTGCAACTAACGCGCGTTAATTGAATAGCTTTAGTCATTGTTAAATAAAGCCACGGTGATGAAAAGACCCGTGGCTTTGCTGTTTTTAGGACTAATTTTAAATTAACGCTTATTTAAATAGCTGCTTAAATTGATGTGGTGCACAGCGTAAATATTGTGGTGCCACATTAATTTGTTCATTGAGCACACTGGCGGCACGCCATGGCCAGCGCGGTTCATATAAAATGCCGCGACCAATCGCAATAAAATCAGCTTGTCCAGTCGCAATAATTGCTTCCGCTTGGTTAGGCTCGGTGATAAGTCCCACCGCAATCACTGGCATATCGGTATGTTCATGAATAGCTTGTGCCAGTGGCACTTGGTAATTTGGGCTGACCGGGATCTGCTGCTTGTCTGATAATCCGCCTGAAGAAACGTGGATATAATCGCATCCAAATTCTTCTAGCGCCTCAGTGAGTTCGATGGATTGAGTCAGATCCCAGCCACCTGCAACCCAATCTGTCGCTGAAATACGGATACCGACAGCAATATTTGGGCTGACCGCTGCACGTACTTCACGAAATACATCCACTAAAAATCGAGTACGGTTAGCAAAACTGCCACCATATTCATCTTGTCGTTGATTAGCGATAGGAGATAGGAACTCATGCAGTAAATAACCATGAGCTGCGTGAATTTCAATTAAATCAAAACCCGCTTGTTCAGCACGTTTTGCAGAATCTACAAACTGTTGAGTGATTTGGTGGATCTCATTTACAGTGAGAGCTTTCGGTGAATAGCTGTCACCAAAAGGCAGGGCAGATGGTGCGACCGTTTGCCAACCATGTAGATTTTCTGGTGCTAAGTTTTGTCCGCCTTCCCACGGTAGTGCGCAGGATGCTTTTCTACCTGCATGAGCGATTTGAATACCTAATTTTGCATTGGCAAAACTTTTGATGTTCGTTAGCAGGGTTTTAAACGCCTGCATCTGAGAGTCATTCCATAAACCTAAATCTTGATAAGTAATTCGCCCATCGGGATTGACAGCGCTAGCTTCGACAATCACAAGGGAAGCGCCGGATAAGGCAAGGTTCATATAATGAGCCTGATGCCAAGGACTGATGAGACCTTCATGTGCGGAATATTGGCACATGGGTGGAACAATAATGCGGTTAGTTAGCTGAACTTGGCCTAAGCTAGCAGGTGAAAATAGGTAACTCATTCCTTTTTCCTTATAACGAAACTTAAGATAATTCTGACAGTATACAAAAAAAGAACGACCATTCTTGTGATAAAGCGGTAAATTTAGGTAATCAAAAAATTTTTTCGTTATAAGTAAGTCGAAAAAGCAATAACACAGAGATAATTTTGAGAAAAAGAATAAAAAGTATAAATCTCTGCTTGCTATTTTTTATTATAAATAAAAGAACCAGAGACAGAATGTAGATATATTACAATGTGCCATTTCAAATCATGATAAATACTCGCTTAGTGTACTTTTCTTTGTTAACTCGATGATAAATTAAGTAGAATAAACTTAATTTAGTTTTATGGTTTTTATGGTGCTAATAGGTTTTCACACTGAGTTTCTATTTTATTAAGTGATTTTCTTTACCTTGAAATCAATATTTCTGCCGCAAAAAAACAATTTTCATCTTGCAACCTAAATAAGGGCTTTATATAAGCAATAAATCCCCCTGCGTAATATTGGTTTTATGTAAAAAGAGCAATGGAGATGAAAATAAAATTAGAACTGTAAAAGTGTAGCTGATTTATTTTCTACAACGTGTATTAGCCTGTGAAAATATAATTCTAAAAAGGAAGGTCAATGTGTTAACAATTATTGGTATTTTAATCATCGTGACAATCGTCACTTTACTGATGATGGGTAAAGCTAGCCCAATTATTGCAATGTCTTGTATTCCTTTTATTGGTGCGCTACTAGCGGGATATTCCATTGGTGAAATCTCGGTCTTCTTCGAAAGCGGCATTAATAAAGTGGCAAAAGTGGCAGCGATGTTTTTATTTGCCATTTTATTCTTCAGTATGATGAAGGAATTACATATTTTTGACCCACTGATCCGCATGATGGTCAAAATGACCCGTGGTAATGTGATTATCGTCTGTATTATGACCACGCTGATAGCGGGGGTTGTACATTTAGATGGCTCTGGTGCTGCAACGTTTTTAATCATTATTCCTGCATTATTACCGCTATACCGGCAATTAGGCATGAGCCCATACCTTATGTTGTTGCTGATGTGCGCAAGTATGGGGATTATGAATATGGTACCGTGGGGTGGTCCATTAGGTCGCGCTTCAGCGGTAACAGGCATTGATGCCTCCACATTGTGGCAAGGCTTAATTCCCGTGCAATTGATTGGTATGGGCGGCGCGGTGGTATTTGCCATCATTATGGGAATGCGTGAAAAGCGTCGCATTGCTGCGGCTGCGTTAAATGGCACTACGCCGTATCAAATGGATTCACTGTTAAATGAGAGTGAGCAAACCACAGATATGGTTGACACTGTCCATAAGCCTAAAAAACCATTAATTAATGGTGGATTAATTGTAGGGGCGATAATCTGTTTAGCATTCGGGCTACTTTCAGCGCCGTATGTGTTCATGATTGCACTTTCTTTAGCGTTATTAATTAACTATCCAAATCCAAGAGAGCAGATGAAGGTACTTTCCCTGCACGCACCACAGGCGTTAGGTATGGTGGCAATTATTCTTGCCGCAGGGGCATTTTTGGGGATTTTATCCGATGGTGGAATGTTGAAATCTATCGCGATGGACCTGACATCAATTCTGCCAACGGAATGGGTATCAAAAATACATATTTTTGTGGGTATCCTCGGTGTACCAATGGATATCTTCACCAGTACAGACGCTTACTATTTTGCATTGTTGCCGATTATTCAACAGATTGCTGCAACGGCAGGGGTTGATCCTTCAGCGGTGGTGTACGCCATGGCGATTGGGAATAACGCCGGTACGTTTGTGAGTCCATTCTCACCGGCAGCGTGGCTGGCAATGGGGCTGGCAGGGATTGATATGGGGCGTCATTTGCGGTACTCGTTCGGGTGGATTTGGGTGTTCAGCTTTTTCACGCTAGCCGTCGGGGCGGTTCTTGGATTGTATTAATCGCTCGTCGTCTTTTACGTCGTAACGTTGTTGGCTTCAAAAGAAAACCCTAGTCACATACTTATGTATGCTCCCAGGGATTAGCTGCACTTGTCGCCTTGCTACAGCACAAAATCCATAGAGCCATAGTTTGGAAGTTAAAAGCTAAATACGAAAACTTAAATTCTAAGAATTAATTTTAAAATCAAACTTGTATCCCTAGTAGCAACGCCGCTGGGGATTTTCTTTTTTGCCGCCTAGTTACGGCGCAAAATCCATAGAACCAATGTTTGGAAGTTGAATTGCTCGTCGTCTTTTGCGCTGTAGCGGTGTTGGCTTCGCTTACTAACCCTAGTCACATACTTATGTATGCTCCTAGGGATTTTCTTTTTTGCCGCCTAGTTACGGCGCAAAATCCATAGAGCCAATGTTTGGGAAAGCTAA encodes:
- the betA gene encoding choline dehydrogenase gives rise to the protein MVYDYIIIGAGSAGNVLATRLTEDTDVTVLLLEAGGPDHRFDFRTQMPAALAYPLQGRRYNWAYETEPEPHMNNRRMECGRGKGLGGSSLINGMCYIRGNAMDFDGWAQAPGLEDWAYANCLPYFRKAETRDIGGNDYHGDQGPVSVTTPKPKNNVLFHAMVEAGVQAGYPKTDDLNGYQQEGFGPMDRTVTPKGRRASTARGYLDQARARKNLTIITHATTDTIEFEGKKAVSVKYYLGKNQQVHVAKARKEVLLCAGAIASPQILQRSGVGPKAVLAQCEIPPVHYLEGVGENLQDHLEMYLQYECKQPVSLYPALKWFNQPMIGAQWLFKGTGIGASNQFEAGGFIRSSEKFAWPNIQFHFLPVAINYNGSNAVNQHGFQAHVGSMRSPSRGRVQIKSRDPHQHPSILFNYMSCEQDWEEFRAAIRITREIMAQPALDPYRGEEISPGKHIVTDEQLDQFVRERAETAFHPCGTCKMGSDAMAVVDGEGRVHGIDNLRVIDASIMPLIITGNLNATTIMIAEKMADKIRGREPLAPSQASYYKAGVQGARAG
- a CDS encoding carboxymuconolactone decarboxylase family protein; translation: MPKFTEINQNLLQTMPELAQFIPEVMTHFSNLITAASIEGVLDKKTKELIAIGIAVANRCDGCIAFHTKSLVDLGITQQELAEALAVAIFMGGGPSVMYATQTWNAYKEFTCHCE
- the cutA gene encoding divalent-cation tolerance protein CutA, which translates into the protein MTFDDTHYKSQQQPCIVLSTTNSQESAIKIAQHLLNNHLAACVSLLPEMKSVYLWKGNVTEDNEILLLIKSTIGNQHALFDAIKEIHPYEIPELIRLDPNQVEDNYLQWLVNSVR
- a CDS encoding anion permease; the protein is MNKLTPLKPIPTLIAIAITLIIWFAIPVPEGVNPNAWHLLALFVGTIAAIIGKALPIGGVSIVAISLVAATGVTNPESTKGAIADALSGFSNDLIWLIGISIMVSMSLNKTGLGARIGYYVISLFGKKTIGIAYSLAIAETILAPVTPSNTARGGGIIHPIMRSISDSFGSKAEDGTSGRIGRYLSLVNYNINPITSAMFITATAPNPLIVSLIVSEAGKGNELTWGMWAIAAFVPAIVSLILMPLVIYFMYKPEITSTPDAPNFAKERLQQLGPISLPEMITLGVFILLLMMWAGVPEMLFGPSFSVNATTAAFIGLSVLLGTGVINWDDVLKNKGAWDTVVWFAALVMMASFLGKLGLIKWMSVTVGGSIDSMGISWVWGTLILVLIYVYSHYFFASTTAHITAMFGAFFAAGLALGAPPMLLGLTLAFSSSLMMSLTHYGTGTAPIIFGSGYATLGEWWKAGFVMSVVNLIIWISLGSIWWKFLGYW
- a CDS encoding NADH:flavin oxidoreductase/NADH oxidase, translated to MSYLFSPASLGQVQLTNRIIVPPMCQYSAHEGLISPWHQAHYMNLALSGASLVIVEASAVNPDGRITYQDLGLWNDSQMQAFKTLLTNIKSFANAKLGIQIAHAGRKASCALPWEGGQNLAPENLHGWQTVAPSALPFGDSYSPKALTVNEIHQITQQFVDSAKRAEQAGFDLIEIHAAHGYLLHEFLSPIANQRQDEYGGSFANRTRFLVDVFREVRAAVSPNIAVGIRISATDWVAGGWDLTQSIELTEALEEFGCDYIHVSSGGLSDKQQIPVSPNYQVPLAQAIHEHTDMPVIAVGLITEPNQAEAIIATGQADFIAIGRGILYEPRWPWRAASVLNEQINVAPQYLRCAPHQFKQLFK
- a CDS encoding CitMHS family transporter, whose amino-acid sequence is MLTIIGILIIVTIVTLLMMGKASPIIAMSCIPFIGALLAGYSIGEISVFFESGINKVAKVAAMFLFAILFFSMMKELHIFDPLIRMMVKMTRGNVIIVCIMTTLIAGVVHLDGSGAATFLIIIPALLPLYRQLGMSPYLMLLLMCASMGIMNMVPWGGPLGRASAVTGIDASTLWQGLIPVQLIGMGGAVVFAIIMGMREKRRIAAAALNGTTPYQMDSLLNESEQTTDMVDTVHKPKKPLINGGLIVGAIICLAFGLLSAPYVFMIALSLALLINYPNPREQMKVLSLHAPQALGMVAIILAAGAFLGILSDGGMLKSIAMDLTSILPTEWVSKIHIFVGILGVPMDIFTSTDAYYFALLPIIQQIAATAGVDPSAVVYAMAIGNNAGTFVSPFSPAAWLAMGLAGIDMGRHLRYSFGWIWVFSFFTLAVGAVLGLY